A window of the Fulvia fulva chromosome 3, complete sequence genome harbors these coding sequences:
- a CDS encoding putative mitochondrial chaperone bcs1 — translation MPGNSRLSATRLQTLLRTLTSIATEMRGGSNRPTEFLALPASTVLDNTKELIYQSSPRLVKVLGVVIPFVYLAYALHDIDWHLLKVVVLVQRMKAYFERSISISSSEPMHHMVNSWLAEHTKTDTRSMSLQTGGPSYGSSADASLKFVPNAESTSFRFNGRTFHVSNGAQTINRSYNQSVDRSDYQGIIGWRNEPKTDHGVTQSASMKISYVSFGSKGIAPIKEFLDHVRAKAAKSIGDSQTMFYRMETSGARWAQATAKPSRSMDSVAMPRDKKELLIKDIAAYVAEGSKKWYASMGIPHRRGYLFYGPPGCGKTSAINAIAGDFNLDVFSITLSNPALTDDLLEELFRTLPERALVLLEDVDVSGIESRGSNNGHSKRPSKNKKKTGVTLSGLLNCIDGACSAEHRVLIMTANTPDSLDPALIRPGRIDGKHLFANATRDVMQQQFAHIFSDIPGVTEFSSEYNIPEDRITPAEIQAFLLCHRSCPANAVKNAKAWADVIVEEKATGRNVSSFTGRIGEVSQIETGMDPGATSPSVFTQSPSDHQQLVEFDNEMTDPSSDNRFAAVNTTDTMSENAAPAGHVIEQEEDGFDQYDEYAASEYADAMETQEEGDDGADEYASSEDAEASEKKEKRDDGIDDYAASEDADDHLASEHVKATEPKEEGDKGRPKSAAPGNANVIEQRQEGDDKIDDDTDDTEPSDADVEEDHEDKWLEELAIILWSGWYSF, via the coding sequence ATGCCAGGAAACTCTCGCCTTTCCGCCACACGGCTGCAAACGCTGCTCCGTACCCTGACCAGTATCGCGACTGAAATGCGAGGAGGCAGTAATCGACCGACAGAATTCCTCGCTCTCCCTGCCAGCACAGTTCTAGACAATACGAAAGAGCTCATCTACCAGAGCTCTCCAAGGCTTGTCAAAGTACTTGGCGTGGTAATTCCGTTCGTATACCTTGCGTACGCTCTTCATGACATTGACTGGCACCTGCTCAAGGTCGTCGTCCTCGTGCAGAGAATGAAGGCCTACTTCGAACGCTCGATCTCCATTTCCTCTTCGGAGCCCATGCACCATATGGTCAACTCCTGGCTGGCCGAGCACACGAAAACCGACACGCGATCAATGTCGCTGCAGACCGGTGGTCCAAGCTACGGCTCCTCCGCCGATGCTTCGCTGAAGTTTGTGCCGAACGCAGAGTCTACTTCGTTCCGCTTCAATGGACGCACTTTCCATGTAAGCAACGGAGCTCAGACCATCAACCGATCCTACAACCAATCCGTCGACCGATCCGACTATCAAGGCATTATCGGCTGGAGAAACGAGCCAAAGACGGATCATGGCGTGACTCAAAGTGCTAGCATGAAGATTTCTTACGTCTCTTTCGGCAGCAAGGGCATTGCTCCGATAaaggagttcctcgatcacGTGAGAGCAAAAGCAGCAAAAAGCATAGGCGATTCTCAGACTATGTTTTACCGCATGGAGACCAGTGGCGCCCGTTGGGCTCAAGCGACGGCGAAGCCCTCACGGAGCATGGATTCGGTCGCCATGCCCCGCGACAAGAAGGAACTCCTCATCAAGGACATCGCCGCGTACGTTGCAGAAGGCAGTAAGAAGTGGTATGCTTCAATGGGGATTCCGCATCGACGTGGATACCTGTTCTATGGGCCGCCTGGTTGTGGCAAGACCAGTGCGATCAATGCTATTGCAGGCGACTTTAATCTCGACGTCTTCAGCATCACCCTGTCAAATCCTGCACTTACGGACGACTTGCTGGAAGAGCTGTTCCGAACCCTGCCAGAACGGGCGCTCGTATTGCTTGAGGATGTCGACGTCTCCGGCATCGAGTCAAGAGGCAGCAATAACGGGCACAGCAAGAGACCTAGCAAGAACAAAAAGAAGACAGGCGTCACGCTCTCTGGGCTTTTGAATTGCATCGACGGGGCCTGCTCGGCCGAGCATCGAGTGCTGATCATGACGGCCAACACACCTGACTCTCTGGATCCAGCCTTAATACGGCCTGGACGCATAGATGGGAAGCACCTCTTTGCGAATGCGACCCGCGACGTTATGCAGCAACAGTTTGCGCACATCTTCTCGGACATTCCCGGTGTCACTGAATTCAGCTCAGAGTACAACATTCCAGAGGATAGGATAACACCTGCGGAAATCCAGGCTTTTCTACTCTGCCATCGCAGCTGTCCTGCCAATGCTGTGAAGAATGCCAAGGCTTGGGCGGATGTGATTGTCGAGGAGAAGGCTACCGGGCGTAACGTGTCTTCCTTCACGGGTCGAATTGGTGAAGTCAGTCAGATTGAGACAGGAATGGACCCTGGGGCCACATCACCGAGCGTCTTCACACAAAGTCCGTCAGACCACCAGCAATTGGTGGAATTCGACAATGAGATGACTGACCCATCCTCTGACAACAGATTCGCGGCAGTGAACACTACTGACACGATGAGCGAGAACGCCGCTCCAGCAGGTCATGTAATCGAGCAAGAGGAGGATGGATTTGATCAATACGACGAGTACGCCGCCTCAGAATATGCCGATGCAATGGAAACACAGGAGGAAGGAGATGATGGAGCCGACGAGTACGCAAGTTCAGAAGATGCCGAGGCAAGCGAGAAAAAGGAGAAACGAGATGATGGGATAGACGACTACGCCGCTTCAGAAGACGCCGATGACCACCTCGCTTCAGAACATGTCAAGGCAACCGAGCCGAAGGAGGAAGGAGATAAAGGAAGACCCAAATCCGCCGCTCCAGGAAACGCCAATGTCATCGAACAAAGGCAAGAAGGAGATGACAAAATCGACGATGATACTGACGACACTGAGCCCTCCGATGCGGATGTCGAAGAGGACCATGAGGATAAGTGGCTCGAAGAACTGGCGATCATCTTATGGAGCGGGTGGTACAGTTTTTGA
- a CDS encoding Origin recognition complex subunit 3, with product MLSTPHVWGNTTLAFTMEYEKCYVFQPDDERPTKRRRTEPEGLQASWMVRRKAYQEAWKARQDNIDQRLGRMNTETVSEIVSFLDQPAPDGRIPTALILAGPNSALRSSIVAQIQSHGDFASRISFVSISSAAGTNLKGALKTVIQKATACSPGDDEDDEVEPAAGRKGGPKLLNYDLQILHDYVVDHHIRQVVVAIEDTEAFDGDLLSELIELFGCWHDRIPFALLLNIGTSVDFLQQRLSRGALKYLHGAVFDAAASSDEVEQIFEALTDPGTPLWMGSGLASMALERQADYIQSIDSLVQTAQYAYMSHYYANALSLFLDVDISQTDVPKDHFEALRNLPSFRTFARKLLDDDEVKILRGLLDSDQSLLSFVRQSVANGRDSLARSNQAIEVIRILQASLPNSVPTAKSKLYVQAMSGKLAGSPLLRTLLLTLRKAPSDVALPVIANLKQSSSDVSMKSAELSEIESELVQLLESKAASGQPLRSEDDIKNSTLRTTVIAQKVELSKQKSTLSKQDAAYTTLIRRLSDLLSSHFEKNLRDPKDLVLHEIFIYDLKSPYREVFTPRPRAAIERALTAPHDYLDCDCCDPEQDEATLAATQPATAVLYQLYLESGSLINASDLWQAFAAVMGESQDDEHATMALFQRALADMKYLGLVKNTRKRVDHVAKVAWRGL from the coding sequence ATGTTATCGACACCTCACGTCTGGGGCAACACGACATTGGCCTTCACGATGGAGTACGAAAAGTGCTACGTCTTTCAGCCTGATGACGAAAGACCGACCAAACGAAGGCGGACAGAGCCCGAAGGCCTGCAAGCCTCCTGGATGGTCCGGAGAAAGGCGTATCAAGAAGCGTGGAAAGCACGACAGGACAACATTGACCAGCGACTTGGACGCATGAATACCGAGACTGTCAGCGAAATCGTGTCATTCCTGGATCAACCCGCTCCGGACGGCCGAATTCCGACTGCGTTGATACTGGCAGGCCCCAATTCTGCTCTGCGATCATCTATTGTTGCGCAGATACAATCGCATGGAGACTTCGCGTCACGGATCAGCTTTGTGTCGATATCATCTGCTGCTGGTACGAATCTCAAGGGTGCACTGAAGACTGTCATACAAAAGGCAACTGCCTGCAGCCCCGGTGATGACGAGGACGATGAGGTCGAGCCGGCCGCCGGCCGAAAGGGAGGACCGAAACTGCTCAACTACGATTTACAGATCTTACACGATTATGTGGTAGACCATCACATCCGACAAGTCGTGGTCGCAATCGAGGATACTGAAGCTTTCGACGGTGACCTGCTGTCCGAGCTGATAGAACTGTTCGGTTGCTGGCACGACCGAATACCATTTGCTTTACTGCTTAATATTGGAACATCAGTCGACTTCTTGCAGCAAAGACTCTCGAGAGGTGCACTCAAGTATCTGCACGGTGCAGTCTTCGATGCTGCAGCGTCGTCAGACGAAGTCGAGCAGATCTTTGAAGCGCTCACAGACCCGGGAACGCCGCTATGGATGGGATCTGGACTTGCGTCTATGGCATTGGAGCGACAAGCAGATTACATACAGAGCATTGACAGTCTTGTGCAGACCGCGCAGTATGCGTACATGTCACACTACTACGCCAATGCGCTTAGCCTGTTCTTGGATGTTGATATCTCGCAAACCGACGTCCCAAAGGACCACTTCGAGGCTTTGCGGAATCTGCCCTCGTTTCGCACCTTTGCTAGGAAGTTGCTCGACGATGATGAAGTCAAGATCCTGAGAGGTCTCCTTGACTCAGATCAGTCATTGCTGAGTTTCGTGCGGCAATCAGTCGCCAACGGCAGAGACTCGCTAGCACGCTCGAACCAAGCAATAGAAGTCATACGCATACTGCAAGCGTCTTTACCGAATTCAGTACCGACCGCTAAGTCGAAATTGTACGTGCAAGCGATGTCTGGAAAGCTAGCCGGCTCACCACTTCTGCGAACGCTGCTCTTGACCTTGCGCAAAGCTCCTTCCGATGTGGCACTCCCAGTCATCGCCAATCTCAAACAGTCGAGCAGTGATGTATCGATGAAGTCCGCCGAGCTATCTGAGATCGAATCGGAGCTGGTACAATTGCTCGAGAGCAAAGCTGCATCTGGTCAACCACTTCGAAGCGAAGATGACATCAAGAACTCAACTTTACGAACAACCGTCATCGCCCAGAAAGTCGAGCTCAGTAAACAGAAGTCAACGCTCTCCAAGCAAGATGCAGCATATACCACGCTGATCCGCCGCCTCTCCGACCTGCTGTCATCACATTTCGAGAAGAACCTTCGAGACCCGAAAGATCTCGTACTACACGAGATCTTCATCTACGACCTCAAATCGCCTTATCGGGAAGTCTTCACACCCCGCCCGCGAGCTGCCATCGAGCGCGCGTTGACAGCGCCGCACGACTACTTGGATTGTGACTGCTGTGATCCTGAGCAGGATGAGGCAACGTTGGCAGCGACGCAACCGGCCACGGCTGTGTTGTATCAGCTGTACCTGGAGTCTGGAAGTCTGATCAATGCAAGCGATCTGTGGCAGGCTTTTGCTGCTGTGATGGGAGAGTCTCAGGACGATGAGCATGCCACTATGGCACTCTTCCAGCGTGCGTTGGCGGATATGAAGTATCTCGGTCTCGTGAAGAATACAAGAAAGAGGGTCGACCATGTTGCAAAAGTGGCGTGGAGAGGATTGTAG
- a CDS encoding Cytochrome P450 monooxygenase orf3 — translation MADVIHSRTAIFGQVYRWHETLGQMCPTTGRVVTVSKAPDAASMSVLHFWYFPVRATQTPRVTEYMYGQNYSFFADEQTTKDLYDRRFDMIFGLTHLGRFIPWTIPIILILLRSQISHLLGSHESTTSMLGFKGFADKMLNKLIDEHGIQDQQSEKEYKIAAHQYIHSSLPKSDKTGDALTQATMAAWSGGWDTTASSLTQCSYYLLKHPHVLAKLRQELLTAWPDSTEDLTYNMLISLPYLDAVSKESLRLMHGGLSRLTRINPLATEQYRNWTIPAGSKISMSIPDVNLDKIVWGNDSETFRPERWEGRLELDNWLMTFSRGTRVCAGQELAWMELKMIIGTLFRQFDMKVDQKSNITDADILPYSDGFTPGAKNYMQKLPVIAQATQT, via the exons ATGGCGGACGTGATTCACAGCAGGACGGCGATATTCGGCCAAGTATATCGATGGCATGAAACTCTTGGGCAGATGTGCCCTACTACAGGCCGCGTGGTCACTGTGTCAAAAGCACCAGATGCTGCCTCGATGTCTGTCCTGCATTTCTGGTACTTCCCAGTCCGAGCCACACAGACACCCCGAGTCACGGAGTATATGTATGGACAGAATTACTCGTTCTTCGCTGACGAGCAGACTACGAAGGATCTGTACGATAGACGGTTCGACATGATATTTGGCCTGACTCATCTTGGACGGTTCATCCCTTGGACGATTCCCATCATATTGATCCTGCTCAGAAGTCAGATCAGCCACCTGCTTGGCTCTCACGAATCTACTACGAGCATGCTCGGTTTCAAAGGT TTCGCAGACAAAATGCTCAACAAGTTGATCGATGAGCATGGAATCCAGGATCAGCAAAGCGAGAAGGAGTACAAGATCGCAGCGCATCAATACATCCATAGCTCGTTGCCAAAGTCTGACAAAACAGGAGATGCTTTGACGCAAGCCACCATGGCTGCATGGTCCGGAGGCTGGGACACTACGGCATCCTCATTGACACAATGCTCATACTATTTGTTGAAGCATCCTCATGTGCTCGCCAAATTGAGGCAAGAGCTCCTTACTGCCTGGCCTGACTCGACAGAGGACCTTACGTATAACATGCTCATCAGCTTGCCCTACCTCGATGCAGTAAGCAAGGAAAGCCTGCGACTCATGCACGGCGGGCTCAGCCGGCTGACGAGAATCAACCCTCTGGCAACCGAGCAGTACAGAAATTGGACTATACCGGCTGGCTCCAAGATCAGCATGTCCATACCGGatgtcaacctcgacaaaATTGTTTGGGGCAACGACAGCGAGACGTTCCGGCCTGAGAGGTGGGAAGGCAGACTCGAATTGGACAACTGGCTGATGACCTTCAGCAGAGGTACCCGAGTATGCGCTGGTCAGGAGCTTGCCTGGATGGAATTAAAGATGATCATCGGCACTCTGTTCCGCCAGTTCGACATGAAGGTTGACCAAAAGTCGAACATCACGGACGCGGACATACTGCCGTATTCTGATGGCTTCACACCCGGGGCGAAGAACTATATGCAAAAGTTGCCGGTGATCGCTCAGGCgactcagacctga
- a CDS encoding Methyltransferase pytC — translation MVGATIEIPALLGLNITYPRMNLNRTARTCIIRSSWTPSMESSIFRLSGTMYVRNVLDLGTGIGTWAIDFADEHPDATVIGTDLSPIQPPFVPPNCHFFIDDFNANWAFDERFDFIHARSLVGCSKDFPALIRQAHDNLRPGGWLEMSDIQVPFLADDDSLMGTCISEWNSKQPEACSRGFENVVELRHKWPVGTWPQDKWYKKLGGMTRLNFLSGLEGFTLRLWTTVLGMEPAEVLVFLAHVRKDILDSSIHCYWPVYCVYGQKPMQ, via the exons ATGGTCGGAGCTACCATCGAAATACCGGCATTGCTGGGACTCAATATCACTTACCCGAGGATGAACTTGAACAGAACCGCTCGGACTTGCATCATCAGATCTTCCTGGACACCTTCCATGGAAAGCTCCATCTTTCGTCTCTCGGGGACCATGTATGTACGCAACGTGCTGGATCTTGGCACGGGTATTGGTACTTGG GCTATAGACTTTGCGGACGAACATCCTGACGCAACAGTGATTGGGACTGATTTGAGCCCGATACAGCCGCCGTTTGTTCCGCCCAACTGCCATTTCTTCATTGATGATTTCAATGCGAATTGGGCCTTCGACGAGAGGTTTGACTTTATCCATGCCAGATCTCTGGTAGGATGCAGCAAGGACTTCCCGGCACTTATAAGACAAGCACACGACAATCTACGGCCAGGAGGATGGCTCGAGATGTCTGATATCCAGGTCCCATTTCTTGCCGACGACGATTCGCTCATGGGTACTTGTATCTCAGAATGGAACAGCAAGCAGCCAGAAGCTTGTTCCAGA GGCTTCGAGAATGTGGTCGAGCTTCGCCACAAATGGCCTGTTGGCACCTGGCCACAGGACAAGTGGTACAAAAAGCTTGGTGGCATGACGAGACTCAACTTCCTCTCTGGTCTGGAAGGCTTCACCTTACGACTATGGACGACTGTGCTTGGTATGGAGCCTGCGGAGGTCCTTGTCTTTCTGGCACATGTCAGGAAGGATATTCTGGATTCGAGCATACATTGCTATTGGCCAGT ATACTGTGTATATGGCCAGAAGCCGATGCAATAA